A section of the Longimicrobiales bacterium genome encodes:
- a CDS encoding BamA/TamA family outer membrane protein: protein MSRTCVAMVALVLTSLAPGAGAQERTVVPGPDYGASGFARFWLGDGWRSLWLTPVRAPVLDLGEFAGGLTPERQGGGNQSITLHMLDADGVGWVFRSIDKYPEQGLPPELDGSFLGDLVADQISSLNPASHFILPRLLEAAGILHLEPQLYVMPDDPRLGEFRETFAGMLGEIELKPNEGPDDTPGFAGSTKIKDVDKVFEDIEETRAYRVDAEEFLRARLIDMWVGDPDRGSDQWRFARFGEEGDQVYRPIPRDRDWAFVHADGFLTARFRSFYPKLVEFHETMPEIVPLTYSSHVLDRRLLTAMTRADFAEAARAVQQAMTDAVIDEALASMPREFVPVAADEMRSKLIARRAELPALADRFYDWLATDVDVRGTDEDNLALVERHEDGSVRVRLSQVDAAVASGSDGAETRGPAAWYDRTFLPEETDEVRIYLHGGDDRAVITGPGRGSIKVRVIGGGDDDVVEDETGTVRFYDHRGDNQARGAASFSTKEWEEPEAPEGLRFGKQWAPDYGSERSLFSPAIQYGEGAGLIIGGGPTYTDYGFRRIPYRSRLGFNVLYGTSSGGWGAELRGEHRLENSRLALTLNARAVEFDAFRFYGFGNDTPDLGDDESLVMMDRVTVFPALTWDIGPRPGAPSAESDSDAENGEEDEDDADEVERAFVLDGQHGLSGSFSIGPFAHWTRTRMPAGNPLPAADGNEFGRLGGQAILQLSNTDQGAAPRRGYRMFLQAAGFPAAWDAEEAFGTALAQLSGYLPLFGSTHLAARVGGEAALGEVPLPDAASIGGRMSVRGYRFDRYTGDAATWGNLELRIPIDTVNFIVNGELGVFGLADAGRVWMDGESPGGWHTAWGGGVWFSAFDRAVSVAWARGDHSHGRFYVWQGLPF from the coding sequence ATGAGTAGAACGTGCGTGGCGATGGTCGCGCTGGTGCTGACGTCGCTTGCGCCGGGTGCGGGCGCACAGGAGCGGACGGTGGTTCCCGGCCCCGATTACGGAGCGAGTGGCTTCGCGCGGTTCTGGCTCGGCGACGGCTGGCGCTCGCTCTGGCTTACTCCGGTACGCGCGCCGGTGCTCGACCTGGGCGAGTTTGCCGGCGGCCTCACGCCCGAGCGCCAGGGGGGTGGCAATCAGAGCATCACGCTGCACATGCTGGATGCGGACGGGGTCGGCTGGGTCTTCCGCTCCATCGACAAGTATCCGGAGCAGGGGCTGCCACCGGAGCTGGACGGTTCGTTCCTCGGCGATCTCGTTGCCGACCAGATCAGCAGCCTGAATCCGGCCAGCCACTTCATCCTGCCGCGACTGCTGGAGGCCGCCGGCATTCTCCACCTCGAGCCCCAGCTGTACGTGATGCCGGACGATCCCCGGCTGGGCGAGTTCCGGGAAACGTTTGCGGGCATGCTGGGCGAGATCGAGCTCAAGCCGAACGAGGGGCCGGACGACACGCCGGGATTCGCCGGCTCGACGAAGATCAAGGATGTGGACAAGGTCTTCGAGGACATCGAGGAGACGCGGGCGTACCGCGTCGACGCGGAGGAGTTCCTGCGCGCGCGGCTGATCGACATGTGGGTCGGTGATCCAGACCGTGGCTCGGACCAGTGGCGCTTCGCGCGCTTCGGCGAAGAGGGCGACCAGGTGTACCGGCCGATCCCGCGGGACCGCGACTGGGCGTTCGTGCATGCAGACGGCTTTCTCACCGCGCGTTTCCGCTCGTTCTACCCGAAGCTGGTCGAGTTCCACGAAACGATGCCGGAGATCGTGCCGCTGACCTACAGCAGCCACGTGCTCGATCGGCGGCTGTTGACAGCCATGACGCGTGCGGACTTCGCGGAGGCCGCACGCGCGGTCCAGCAGGCAATGACCGACGCAGTCATCGACGAAGCACTCGCTTCCATGCCTCGTGAGTTCGTGCCGGTTGCGGCGGACGAAATGCGCAGCAAGCTGATCGCACGCCGTGCCGAGCTTCCAGCGCTCGCGGATCGGTTCTACGACTGGCTTGCCACGGACGTCGACGTGCGCGGCACCGATGAGGACAACCTCGCGCTCGTCGAGCGACACGAGGATGGCAGCGTTCGCGTGCGGCTGTCGCAGGTCGATGCCGCCGTCGCATCGGGCTCTGACGGTGCGGAGACGCGTGGGCCCGCTGCCTGGTACGATCGGACGTTCCTGCCCGAGGAGACTGACGAGGTCCGGATCTACCTGCATGGCGGAGACGACCGCGCAGTGATTACCGGACCGGGGCGCGGCTCCATCAAGGTGCGGGTGATCGGCGGCGGCGACGACGACGTCGTGGAGGACGAGACCGGCACCGTTCGCTTCTACGATCATCGCGGCGACAACCAGGCGCGGGGTGCAGCATCCTTCAGCACCAAAGAGTGGGAAGAGCCGGAGGCGCCGGAGGGGCTCCGCTTCGGAAAGCAGTGGGCGCCGGACTACGGGAGCGAGCGCAGTCTCTTCTCACCGGCCATCCAGTATGGCGAAGGTGCCGGCCTGATCATCGGCGGCGGGCCGACGTACACCGATTACGGGTTCCGTCGCATCCCGTATCGATCGCGGCTCGGCTTCAACGTGCTGTACGGCACGAGCTCGGGCGGCTGGGGCGCGGAGCTGAGGGGCGAGCACCGGCTGGAGAACTCCCGCCTGGCGCTCACACTGAACGCGCGCGCCGTCGAGTTCGATGCGTTCCGGTTCTACGGCTTCGGCAACGACACGCCCGACCTGGGCGATGACGAATCGCTCGTGATGATGGACCGTGTCACGGTCTTCCCGGCACTCACGTGGGACATCGGCCCGCGTCCGGGCGCGCCGAGCGCCGAGTCGGACAGCGATGCAGAGAACGGTGAGGAGGACGAGGACGACGCGGACGAAGTCGAGCGTGCGTTCGTGCTGGACGGGCAGCACGGGCTGAGCGGCAGCTTCTCGATCGGCCCGTTCGCGCACTGGACGCGGACGCGCATGCCCGCCGGCAATCCTCTTCCTGCAGCGGACGGCAACGAGTTCGGCCGCCTCGGCGGGCAGGCGATCCTGCAGCTGTCCAACACGGACCAGGGTGCGGCACCGCGCCGCGGGTACCGCATGTTCCTGCAGGCCGCAGGTTTTCCCGCCGCGTGGGACGCCGAGGAAGCGTTCGGCACCGCGCTGGCGCAGCTCAGCGGCTACCTGCCGCTGTTCGGCAGCACGCACCTCGCGGCGCGCGTGGGCGGGGAGGCGGCGCTGGGAGAAGTTCCGCTGCCGGACGCCGCCTCGATCGGCGGGCGCATGTCCGTGCGCGGCTACCGCTTCGACCGCTACACCGGCGATGCGGCGACCTGGGGCAACCTGGAGCTGCGCATCCCGATCGATACGGTGAACTTCATCGTGAACGGCGAGCTGGGCGTGTTCGGGCTCGCCGATGCGGGCCGCGTCTGGATGGACGGCGAATCCCCGGGCGGGTGGCACACGGCATGGGGCGGCGGCGTGTGGTTCTCGGCGTTCGATCGCGCAGTGAGCGTGGCGTGGGCGCGCGGTGATCATTCGCACGGTCGATTCTACGTATGGCAGGGGCTTCCGTTCTGA
- a CDS encoding DUF4956 domain-containing protein, whose product MRASDTAGLEAKRLRGRRVRAVPLLRLLGYYGLLIALGLILLWLFPEARQAIAAPLSEAASGVTGRDSALRLGDAGGSVGATGFGDGEGGRLFLAAFAGVGALLLALPVAGVHMFTRRLRYDPSLVQAIIVLPIVVAGVVMVVKNSLPLAFALAGIVAGVRFRQKLEEPEDAVYVLLSLGIGLAAGVQALDVALAVSLLFNLVVLVLWRYDVSALSGSRLLLATGDTSLIVARRAEDRRAVWERVAREAEGMEMDGILIAHASNLDAAKNALEITLTPRARDWRILEPVEEERGIQRMDVLVSLRKNEDPVDVLAELEERWSAYIAASEYVPHRVRSKAGVEDE is encoded by the coding sequence ATGCGGGCGAGCGACACGGCGGGACTCGAGGCGAAGCGACTGCGTGGCAGGCGGGTGCGCGCTGTGCCGCTGCTGCGGCTGCTGGGCTATTACGGGCTGCTCATTGCGCTGGGACTGATTCTGCTCTGGCTGTTTCCGGAGGCGCGGCAGGCGATCGCGGCACCGCTCTCGGAGGCGGCTTCGGGCGTAACCGGTCGGGATTCCGCCCTGCGGCTCGGGGATGCGGGCGGCTCGGTCGGCGCCACGGGATTCGGCGACGGTGAAGGCGGCCGGCTGTTCCTGGCGGCGTTCGCGGGCGTGGGCGCGCTGCTGCTCGCATTGCCGGTGGCGGGCGTTCACATGTTCACCCGGCGGCTCCGCTACGACCCGTCACTGGTCCAGGCGATCATCGTCCTGCCGATCGTGGTGGCGGGCGTCGTGATGGTGGTGAAGAACAGCCTGCCACTCGCATTTGCGCTTGCCGGCATCGTGGCGGGTGTGCGGTTCCGGCAGAAGCTGGAGGAGCCGGAGGACGCGGTCTATGTGCTGCTCTCGCTCGGAATCGGTCTCGCGGCGGGGGTGCAGGCGCTCGATGTGGCGCTCGCCGTATCGCTGCTGTTCAACCTGGTCGTGCTGGTTCTCTGGCGCTACGACGTGTCGGCGCTGTCGGGCTCACGGCTGCTGCTGGCGACGGGTGACACGAGCCTGATCGTTGCGCGACGTGCGGAGGATCGGCGGGCCGTGTGGGAGCGGGTCGCGCGCGAAGCGGAAGGCATGGAGATGGACGGCATCCTGATCGCCCACGCGTCGAACCTGGATGCGGCGAAGAACGCGCTGGAGATCACGCTGACGCCGCGTGCCCGGGACTGGCGGATCCTGGAGCCGGTCGAGGAGGAGCGGGGCATCCAGCGCATGGATGTGCTCGTGAGTTTGAGGAAGAACGAGGACCCGGTGGACGTGCTGGCCGAGCTGGAAGAGCGCTGGTCGGCGTACATCGCGGCGTCGGAGTACGTGCCGCACCGGGTCCGGAGCAAGGCGGGAGTGGAGGATGAGTAG